One window of Nymphaea colorata isolate Beijing-Zhang1983 chromosome 1, ASM883128v2, whole genome shotgun sequence genomic DNA carries:
- the LOC116246307 gene encoding RGS1-HXK1-interacting protein 1, which yields MAEAMTPSEASSPSEAKPEKPGPVYASGQAQDLSRSVFRSTTSAIRSALTNGEFPTLHLQSIQDSIPEVKSWYKDYEDAIVRKVKEELISAREHPSAAAGIAIATGLLLLRGPRRLLFRQTFGRLQSEEAQFLKVERNVTELGQSIDLIKKESKKLRERASFAQEEMNRGHTKLKNAGREIQRLADSVYKMESQALDLVDGLREVPGREALRLRAEVASMASQLKQERTALNKRILKISDYGIAV from the exons ATGGCGGAGGCGATGACTCCTAGCGAAGCATCTTCACCGAGTGAGGCAAAGCCAGAGAAGCCAGGGCCCGTCTACGCATCAGGGCAAGCACAAGACCTGAGCCGAAGCGTCTTTCGCTCTACCACCTCTGCCATCCGCTCCGCTCTGACCAACGGGGAGTTCCCCACTCTTCATCTTCAATCGATTCAA GATTCAATTCCGGAAGTGAAATCTTGGTACAAAGACTATGAAGATGCTATTGTTAGGAAAGTGAAAG AGGAGTTGATCAGTGCACGTGAACACCCATCTGCAGCTGCTGGAATTGCTATAGCAACAGGTCTCCTTCTCTTGCGAG GTCCAAGGAGGTTATTGTTTCGTCAGACATTTGGCCGTCTCCAAAGTGAAGAG GCACAATTCCTCAAAGTTGAGAGAAATGTGACTGAGCTTGGCCAGTCAATTGATCTTATAAAGAAAGAGAGTAAAAAGTTACGGGAGAGGGCTTCTTTTGCTCAAGAGGAAATGAACCGTGGTCATACTAAGCTCAA GAATGCGGGACGTGAAATTCAAAGGCTTGCAGATTCTGTCTACAAAATGGAATCACAAGCTTTGG ATTTAGTGGATGGATTGCGGGAGGTGCCTGGTAGAGAGGCTTTACGGCTCCGAGCAGAG GTTGCTTCTATGGCGTCCCAATTGAAGCAGGAGAGGACTGCTCTTaacaaaagaattttaaaaatctccGACTATGGAATAGCAGTATGA
- the LOC116264376 gene encoding pentatricopeptide repeat-containing protein At3g03580, producing the protein MRCLRRSWCSFSASPGGLPRCVLAAITSAVSSSKSLQQTGEVHARILVFGLHHLPFFSGKLIVSYAKHGNPHLSRLVFKQVSPTTNIFLWNSVIRAFTNNGYFSDAIDTCCQMHNLGLVPDRFTLPSLINACAGLIDLETGKKLHERAIALGFEFDIYVANSLIDMYAKCGSLNDAHKLFVKIPQRDIVSWNALISGYASNKQWDEALLLYYEFRLSRLEPDLFTVGSVLLVCGGAGDLLEGQLTHGIAHKIGIERNISVGNALLSMYAKCNSLDDVCRVFYGMPQRDIVTWNTMISTCIQFELFREAIEHFRRMILRFKPDLLTVTTVLHACGHLEDLEQGKSVHEYLVRNGYKLDATLSNVLITMYGRCGCLKACQEVFDQRMEPDLVAWNALTNACIQCGYYREGMQNFKRMKRIGMEPDSVTFVTLLQVCSNFVDLFLAKSVHSYIIKAGFENDLLISNLIIDTYAKCDSVHDAMTMFEIAKVKDVMSWNAIISGSIQCGSCNLGLTIFRKMNTRGVLADKVTMLGILPAFSFLGSKRHGKEVHGFIFKVGLDGSVPVNNAMINMYSKCGDMKYSFQVFASIKEKDVVTWTTMIYAYGMHGFGKKAVETFTKMEEIGEEPDSVAFIAAMYACSHAGLVDEGLRLFSRMQKCYQIEPKMEHYACVVDLLSRSGKQEEAEKWISSMPLEPDASVWGALLSSCRKTGETKIAERVSAKILNSSDSYDAGYLVLVSNMYASNRKWNEVSKIRRRMRARGWKKIPGYSWLEIKNRVYVFGNGDRRGEQSEELYCLLERLGKMMAKDGYIADERFVLHDVEEDEKVDMLCGHSERLAIAFAILNTTPGTPLLIMKNLRVCGDCHTVTKYISKIFQRELTVRDANRFHYFKQGTCSCDDYW; encoded by the coding sequence ATGAGGTGTCTGAGACGTTCCTGGTGTAGCTTCTCCGCCTCTCCTGGCGGCCTTCCTCGTTGCGTACTCGCGGCGATCACCAGCGCAGTCTCTTCCTCAAAATCGCTGCAACAAACCGGAGAGGTTCATGCACGGATCCTCGTCTTCGGCCTCCACCACCTGCCATTCTTCTCCGGCAAGCTTATTGTTAGTTATGCCAAACATGGGAACCCTCACCTCTCCCGGCTGGTTTTCAAGCAGGTCTCTCCAACCACCAATATATTTCTATGGAATTCCGTTATTCGAGCCTTTACCAACAACGGGTATTTCTCGGATGCTATCGACACTTGCTGCCAGATGCATAATTTGGGCCTTGTGCCGGACCGGTTTACGCTTCCCTCTCTCATAAATGCTTGTGCTGGCTTAATCGATTTGGAAACGGGCAAGAAGCTGCATGAGAGGGCGATCGCATTGGGTTTTGAATTCGATATTTATGTCGCCAACTCTCTTATTgatatgtatgcaaaatgtggcAGTTTGAATGATGCTCATAAGTTGTTCGTTAAAATTCCGCAGCGTGATATCGTTTCATGGAATGCTCTCATCTCTGGCTACGCATCAAACAAACAGTGGGATGAGGCGTTGCTTCTCTACTATGAATTTAGATTGTCCAGGTTGGAGCCTGATTTGTTTACGGTGGGCAGCGTTTTGCTTGTTTGTGGTGGTGCAGGCGATCTGCTGGAGGGTCAACTGACGCATGGCATTGCTCATAAGATTGGAATCGAGCGGAACATTTCAGTAGGCAATGCTCTTCTCTCTATGTATGCCAAGTGCAACAGTCTGGACGATGTCTGCCGTGTTTTCTATGGGATGCCTCAAAGAGACATAGTTACTTGGAACACAATGATTAGCACATGCATCCAATTCGAATTGTTCCGTGAAGCTATTGAACATTTCCGGAGGATGATTTTAAGATTTAAACCAGATTTGTTGACTGTGACAACTGTCCTTCATGCATGTGGTCACCTAGAGGATTTGGAGCAGGGGAAATCTGTTCATGAGTACTTGGTGAGGAATGGGTATAAGCTTGATGCTACGTTGAGTAACGTTCTTATTACAATGTATGGAAGATGTGGATGCCTGAAGGCTTGTCAAGAAGTATTCGATCAACGGATGGAGCCGGATTTGGTCGCATGGAATGCTCTGACTAATGCGTGCATCCAATGTGGATATTACCGTGAGGGGATGCAGAATTTCAAGCGGATGAAAAGGATAGGAATGGAACCCGATTCTGTCACATTTGTCACACTCCTTCAAGTGTGTAGCAATTTCGTGGACTTGTTTTTGGCGAAGAGCGTGCACAGTTATATTATAAAAGCTGGGTTTGAAAATGATCTGCTTATTTCCAATTTGATCATCGATACATATGCAAAATGCGACAGTGTGCATGACGCGATGACAATGTTTGAGATCGCTAAGGTGAAGGATGTGATGTCTTGGAATGCAATCATATCGGGCAGCATTCAATGTGGGTCTTGCAACTTAGGCTTGACGATATTCAGAAAAATGAACACACGGGGGGTGTTAGCGGACAAGGTAACAATGCTTGGTATTTTgcctgctttttcttttttgggctCCAAGAGACATGGTAAAGAGGTTCACGGTTTTATTTTCAAAGTTGGTCTTGATGGGAGTGTTCCAGTCAACAATGCCATGATTAACATGTACTCGAAGTGTGGGGATATGAAGTACTCTTTTCAAGTATTTgcttcaataaaagagaaagatgtTGTGACTTGGACAACTATGATTTATGCATATGGAATGCATGGTTTTGGGAAGAAGGCTGTGGAAACTTTTACGAAGATGGAGGAGATCGGTGAGGAACCTGATAGTGTTGCATTTATTGCTGCAATGTACGCATGTAGCCATGCTGGTTTGGTAGATGAAGGTTTGAGATTGTTCAGTCGAATGCAAAAATGTTACCAGATAGAACCCAAGATGGAGCATTATGCATGTGTGGTTGATCTTCTATCTCGATCAGGGAAACAAGAAGAGGCGGAAAAATGGATATCTTCCATGCCCTTGGAGCCTGATGCAAGTGTTTGGGGTGCTTTGCTCAGCTCTTGCCGGAAGACTGGTGAAACTAAAATTGCTGAACGTGTCTCAGCAAAAATTTTGAACTCCAGTGATTCATATGATGCTGGGTACCTTGTTCTGGTTTCCAACATGTATGCTTCTAACAGAAAGTGGAATGAGGTTTCAAAAATCAGGAGAAGAATGCGAGCAAGGGGATGGAAAAAAATTCCAGGATATAGCTGGTTAGAGATAAAAAATAGAGTTTATGTTTTCGGAAATGGAGATAGACGTGGTGAACAGTCGGAGGAGCTTTACTGCTTATTAGAAAGACTAGGAAAAATGATGGCAAAGGATGGTTATATTGCTGACGAAAGATTTGTTCTACATGATgttgaggaagatgaaaaggttgataTGCTATGTGGCCACAGTGAAAGGCTGGCAATAGCGTTTGCTATACTGAACACCACGCCAGGCACACCATTATTGATAATGAAGAACTTGCGTGTCTGTGGAGATTGCCACACCGTAACtaaatatatttcaaagatCTTCCAGCGGGAGTTGACGGTCAGAGATGCAAATCGTTTCCACTATTTCAAGCAGGGGACCTGCAGTTGTGATGATTACTGGTGA
- the LOC116253003 gene encoding uncharacterized protein LOC116253003 — MEAIPNFGDYVVGSVPTVFYIPDFVDGAEESKLLDDINNVPVSKWKTLRNRRLQNWGGIVHEKGLLPQELPPWLTKVTGKICGGTGLFPSPINHVLINEYLPDQGIMPHQDGPAYYPVVAVLSLGSPVVLNFSPHQSLIETANIPEGSGAIISDAENFSTADADYGPMEVSCSQRKFGHHFSVIMMPRSLLIFKDNAYSDYLHGIEDSNLHRVDQAVNFLDAWKDLGQLSVSISESESAAETVTDIKQKNIYRTGTRVSLTCRLVLKVYKNPFKF, encoded by the exons ATGGAAGCGATCCCCAATTTTGGAGATTATGTGGTGGGCTCCGTCCCGACGGTCTTCTATATTCCCGACTTCGTAGATGGGGCGGAAGAGTCTAAGCTCCTCGATGAT ATTAACAATGTCCCGGTTTCGAAATGGAAAACCTTGAGGAATCGGCGTCTTCAAAATTGGG GGGGTATTGTCCATGAAAAGGGTCTGCTTCCACAAGAAC TGCCCCCTTGGCTTACGAAAGTAACTGGAAAAATATGTGGGGGGACTGGTTTGTTCCCGTCGCCAATCAATCATGTGCTCATCAATGAATACTTGCCTGATCAAGGCATCATG CCTCATCAAGACGGGCCTGCCTATTATCCAGTTGTTGCCGTTTTGTCCCTTGGATCACCTGTGGTGTTAAATTTTTCTCCGCATCAAAGTTTAATAGAAACTGCTAATATTCCGGAAGGAAGTGGTGCGATAATATCTGATGCTGAAAACTTCTCAACCGCAGACGCAGACTATGGCCCAATGGAAGTGAGCTGTTCACAGAGAAAATTTGGGCATCATTTCTCAGTCATCATGATGCCGCGgagtttgctgattttcaaagaTAACGCATATTCAG ACTACTTGCATGGCATAGAAGATTCCAACCTTCACCGAGTAGACCAG GCTGTTAATTTTCTGGATGCTTGGAAGGATCTTGGGCAGCTATCTGTTTCGATCTCAGAGTCAGAGTCAGCGGCAGAAACAGTAACTGATATCaagcagaaaaatatatacAGGACTGGGACCCGGGTTTCGTTAACTTGTCGTTTGGTCTTGAAGGTTTATAAGAATCCgtttaaattttga
- the LOC116252941 gene encoding nuclear pore complex protein NUP214 isoform X4, whose amino-acid sequence MSSVCILSSDFKERFRMPLPPHPHGDDATTCKIEVDSIKWVRHGSIVIGCNQLSEDGIGGGYLVRVITSNDRDLSEVSHNVIVTFDSFFLSYNETLLPFGRGPLLFLNYLERWELAITANRKSIDDHIVFLGWFEDQKLKEPKVIEFLQDKWMPRIQMRANGDENLLVGFCVDLNVDDGKFEIEVDGGGRIQLSYCIMLCLTVDGMLTLFRVAKRSAPVTVPLIPNNSTFGIEEHNITFSGVQHELNTAVSRPTKHTVKDAGVDDKPLRSDVGPVSTSSSTGCEIIVEQSATVQSHDLQKSVIQITEESGSSHLQVEKSGERTDTVAKPAVQYSAVEIAYKTSPQVPMLGGLHLHVDKSPARTNSAVKSEVQSSAVESANRKSPQVTGPGVFMNKDFQKPFVSVKGTVDMGSSVIQNISLTTDRSSSQNLQMVKEQEDSFVGQRGKGFTVKSSSTGLYQSESVASPHGYPSLSQKGFLVPLHQEVLPKQDIKFNSLSPVAMESDDFSRAFENVREMAKELDCLLFSIEAEGCYMDAYPVIQKDCILAIEGSIRSLSKRCRDWKSITNGHLQDIQNLQNKAMQAIAKEVHMKSIVRQAKNSKYWDLWDCQKLRPEFEVKRRRLFKAKQDLIKQLVELERHFNVLELNKFGGEDIKFRVKGFQNSMELLRRGHELRSLYSTMNSQLAASTHLSECLSKHMAALNIAPSTVKRHETTKELFESIGLAYDDDAFQSPHSSGADSAVHLSKKPLISSSFGTHKEEKLNIFQNLEPETARRRRDSVDQHLVRFDPPKTIVKRILKEEFPVVTVDKFSLEKNKGVFNSEAGLVGSSDKDSAVSVALPSTNSHLHDQYPASKDNCFEAKKWSSKMPLHFSFNESKSTYEAPSNLASDSPGTSVLRANILPSTFSVPLSTLHSANIEGSITYHGKSSAVPSAKGAVNSTGQAYFAAKTGASAHIFNSKLSEQSRIMQVPSEVIEQGKAAAHASLQYAGFSGEKLEDDNHKYEAGLEHSLPVSKSKCISSKYPSLLPAGPLMEALQSTHSTGSAQATKTLSTGTSILPKSTSSSVPTSPVSTLLVPSPVSAFSPLGTTSSLSKPLYVHSFSSTTTVGLCEATRQMSADTERVQSSEVLLMATVSEPTLAPPILSSFQALASTGSASAFSSSAETSISSLLPPSNPLFSVSPSSSSATSAPILSSGASSSAILAPASSPVYVDLDHPKGSLSLHTVGLADGRATHGLHETVRTSDVSKSSPQKPDEGTIVSKADFLPTPATISIAGVSTGFSLGSSSNLFGSSSSISLSSQQTTVSTLVAENMDTTTVQEDEMEEELSDSTTTLNLGSLDGFGLGSTISNAPKSNIFGGSFSVSTQANTGISMSSPNGELFKPASFTLPAQLSKPSGSNLFSGAFGGMKNAMPVNNSFGQPAQIGGGQQSLGSVLGSFGQSRQFGVGLPGAGLASPNAFGGGFAGAATSGGFSAAASGGGGFAGAATGGGFAAAASAGGGFAGAGASTGGFSGFSSKPGGSASSGSNLAPSPLSDRFTQIRK is encoded by the exons GGAGCTTGCAATTACTGCCAATAGGAAGAGTATAGACGATCACATTGTCTTCTTGGGCTGGTTTGAAGACCAGAAGCTGAAGGAGCCAAAAGTTATTGAATTCCTGCAAGACAAGTGGATGCCAAGGATTCAAATGAGAG CAAATGGTGATGAAAACTTGTTAGTGGGCTTCTGTGTGGATCTAAATGTTGATGatggaaaatttgaaattgaagtggATGGTGGAGGAAGGATTCAACTTTCTTATTGCATTATGCTATGTCTTACTGTTGATGGGATGCTTACCTTGTTCCGTGTTGCCAA GAGAAGTGCACCTGTTACGGTCCCTCTAATACCAAATAATAGTACTTTTGGCATCGAAGAGCATAACATTACATTTTCTGGGGTGCAGCATGAACTGAACACTGCAGTTTCAAGGCCCACCAAGCACACAGTCAAAGATGCAGGGGTTGATGATAAACCCCTAAGATCTGATGTTGGACCAGTCAGTACAAGCAGTAGCACTGGGTGTGAGATCATTGTCGAACAGTCTGCTACAGTTCAATCC CATGATTTGCAGAAATCAGTAATTCAAATCACTGAAGAGTCTGGCAGCTCACATCTTCAAGTGGAGAAGAGTGGTGAAAGAACTGATACTGTTGCAAAACCTGCGGTCCAATACTCAGCTGTTGAAATTGCATATAAAACTTCACCTCAAGTACCAATGCTTGGAGGCTTGCATCTTCATGTGGATAAGAGTCCTGCAAGAACCAATTCTGCTGTAAAATCTGAGGTTCAAAGCTCTGCTGTTGAAAGTGCAAATAGAAAATCACCTCAAGTAACAGGACCTGGAGTTTTCATGAATAAGGATTTCCAAAAGCCTTTCGTTTCTGTAAAAGGAACTGTTGACATGGGAAGTTCTGTTATTCAAAACATTTCGCTGACTACAGACAGATCAAGTTCTCAGAATTTGCAAATGGTAAAGGAACAGGAGGATAGCTTTGTCGGGCAACGTGGTAAAGGTTTCACTGTAAAATCTAGCAGTACTGGTCTGTACCAATCAGAATCTGTAGCCTCTCCTCATGGATATCCAAGTTTGTCCCAAAAAGGTTTTTTAGTGCCCCTCCACCAAGAAGTGCTACCCAAGCAGGATATCAaattcaactctctctctcctgtggcTATGGAGTCTGATGACTTTTCAAGAGCATTTGAAAAT GTAAGGGAAATGGCCAAGGAGCTAGATTGCCTGCTTTTCAGCATTGAAGCAGAGGGATGTTATATGGATGCATACCCAGTCATCCAAAAAGACTGCATATTAGCAATAGAGGGGTCAATAAGGAGCCTGTCCAAAAGATGCAGGGATTGGAAG AGCATAACGAATGGGCACCTTCAGGATATtcaaaatctccaaaataaGGCTATGCAGg CCATAGCCAAGGAAGTCCATATGAAAAGCATAGTTAGGCAAGCTAAAAATAGCAAATATTGGGACCTGTGGGACTGTCAGAAGTTGCGTCCTGAGTTTGAGGTTAAGCGGCGGAGGTTGTTTAAAGCAAAGCAG GACCTGATAAAACAACTTGTAGAACTGGAAAGACATTTCAATGTTCTTGAGCTAAATAAATTTGGTGGTGAGGATATAAAATTTAGAGTGAAAGGTTTCCAAAACAGCATGGAGTTGTTGAG ACGAGGACATGAACTCCGTAGTCTATACAGCACAATGAATTCACAGTTGGCTGCATCTACTCACCTTTCAGAATGCCTCTCGAAACATATGGCTGCTCTTAACATTGCTCCTTCCACTGTTAAGCGGCATGAAACAACAAAGGAACTGTTTGAATCAATTGGACTTGCTTACGATGATGATGCTTTCCAATCTCCTCATTCTAGTGGAGCTGATTCTGCTGTGCATTTGAGCAAGAAGCCACTAATTTCTTCCTCATTTGGTACccataaagaagaaaagttaaACATTTTCCAGAATTTGGAACCAGAGACtgcaagaaggagaagagattCAGTGGACCAA CATTTGGTTCGCTTTGATCCTCCAAAAACAATAGTTAAGAGGATTTTGAAAGAGGAATTTCCAGTTGTTACCGTAGATAAGTTCTCTCTTGAGAAGAACAAAGGGGTGTTTAATTCAGAAGCAGGACTTGTTGGATCTTCTGATAAGGATTCGGCAGTTTCCGTGGCGCTGCCATCTACGAATAGCCATTTGCATGACCAGTACCCTGCAAGTAAAG ATAATTGTTTTGAGGCTAAGAAGTGGAGTTCCAAAATGCCACTTCACTTTTCTTTCAACGAGTCCAAATCTACATATGAAGCACCAAGTAATTTAGCATCAGATTCTCCTGGAACGTCTGTTCTGAGGGCAAATATCCTTCCATCAACATTTTCTGTGCCATTGTCAACTCTCCACAGTGCTAATATTGAAGGTAGTATAACCTATCATGGGAAAAGCAGTGCAGTTCCCAGTGCTAAGGGGGCCGTTAACTCAACAGGACAAGCATATTTTGCTGCTAAAACAGGTGCCAGTGCACATATCTTTAACTCCAAGCTGAGTGAGCAGTCAAGAATCATGCAAGTTCCGTCAGAAGTGATAGAACAAGGGAAAGCTGCTGCCCATGCAAGTCTTCAGTACGCAGGTTTTTCTGGTGAAAAGCTAGAAGACGACAACCATAAATATGAAGCAGGTTTGGAGCATAGTTTGCCGGTTTCAAAATCTAAGTGCATTTCATCAAAATATCCGTCACTGCTACCAGCTGGTCCCTTGATGGAAGCATTACAATCAACTCATAGCACAGGCAGTGCTCAAGCTACCAAAACTCTATCAACTGGGACATCTATCCTACCTAAATCTACATCCTCTTCAGTGCCCACATCACCTGTATCCACTTTGCTTGTACCGTCGCCTGTTTCAGCATTTTCGCCGTTAGgaacaacttcaagtttaaGTAAGCCTTTATATgttcattcattttcttctacaaCTACTGTTGGTTTGTGTGAAGCAACAAGGCAGATGAGTGCAGATACTGAAAGGGTCCAGTCCAGCGAAGTTTTATTAATGGCCACAGTTTCTGAACCTACATTAGCTCCACCTATTCTATCCTCTTTTCAAGCATTAGCATCCACGGGATCGGCTTCAGCTTTCTCATCATCTGCTGAGACATCAATTTCATCACTACTGCCACCAAGTAATCCATTATTTTCGGTGTCCCCAAGTTCATCATCTGCAACCTCAGCACCAATTCTGTCATCTGGAGCTTCATCCAGTGCAATACTAGCACCAGCTTCATCACCAGTGTATGTTGACCTGGACCATCCAAAGGGGTCACTTTCACTTCATACAGTTGGCTTAGCTGATGGCCGTGCAACCCATGGCCTTCATGAAACAGTGCGGACCTCTGATGTGTCAAAATCGAGCCCTCAGAAACCTGATGAAGGCACTATTGTTTCAAAAGCGGATTTCTTGCCAACACCCGCAACAATCTCTATCGCTGGAGTTTCAACAGGATTTTCTCTTGGCAGTTCATCCAACTTGTTTGGTTCTTCATCTAGTATCTCTTTAAGCTCTCAACAAACAACTGTTAGCACGTTGGTGGCTGAAAATATGGATACAACGACTGTCCAAGAAGATGAGATGGAAGAAGAACTTTCAGATTCCACAACCACATTGAACCTTGGATCACTGGATGGCTTTGGTCTTGGCTCGACCATCTCAAATGCACCCAAAAGTAACATTTTTGGTGGCTCATTTTCTGTCTCTACACAAGCAAACACTGGAATTTCCATGTCAAGTCCTAATGGTGAACTCTTTAAACCAGCTTCCTTTACTTTGCCTGCCCAGCTATCTAAGCCAAGTGGTTCGAACCTGTTTTCTGGAGCTTTCGGTGGAATGAAAAATGCAATGCCTGTCAACAATTCATTTGGGCAACCTGCTCAGATTGGAGGGGGGCAGCAGTCTCTGGGTTCAGTTCTTGGATCTTTTGGGCAATCAAGACAGTTTGGTGTCGGATTACCTGGAGCAGGACTTGCTTCTCCAAATGCATTTGGAGGTGGATTTGCTGGAGCTGCTACTAGTGGTGGATTTTCTGCTGCGGCATCTGGTGGAGGTGGTTTTGCTGGAGCTGCTACTGGTGGTGGATTTGCTGCTGCAGCTTCAGCTGGCGGTGGATTTGCTGGTGCTGGTGCAAGTACAG GTGGCTTCAGTGGTTTCAGCAGCAAACCTGGAGGTAGTGCCTCCAGTGGCAGCAATCTCGCTCCAAGCCCACTGTCAGATCGATTTACCCAGATTAGAAAATAG